One window of Panthera tigris isolate Pti1 chromosome C2, P.tigris_Pti1_mat1.1, whole genome shotgun sequence genomic DNA carries:
- the SIM2 gene encoding single-minded homolog 2 isoform X3, with protein MTAVLAAHQPLHHHLLQEYEIERSFFLRMKCVLAKRNAGLTCSGYKVIHCSGYLKIRQYMLDVSLYDSCYQIVGLVAVGQSLPPSAITEIKLHSNMFMFRASLDLKLIFLDSRVTELTGYEPQDLIEKTLYHHVHGCDVFHLRYAHHLLLVKGQVTTKYYRLLSKLGGWVWVQSYATVVHNSRSSRPHCIVSVNYVLTDIEYKELQLSLDQVSTSKSQDSWRTALSTSQETRKLAKPKNTKMKTKLRTNPYPPQQYSSFQMDKLEGGQLGNWRASPPANAPAPPEQQLHSESSDLLYAPSYSLPFSYHYGHFPLDSHVFSSKKSMLPAKFGQPRGSPCEVARFFLSALPAGGECQWHYANPLVPSGQSPAKNLSEPPVNAARHSLVPNYEGIPRSPAGNGSRFVTGWKAGRPRPCATSGTGDGIKGGGNRRSATPPQKAPASFASPRGRQSGFQDQLPCAENAPTAFILKDYFPARPQMNLGSCWLSSHASFQSGKNGGNS; from the exons ATGACAGCTGTCCTCGCGGCCCACCAGCCCCTCCACCATCACCTGCTACAAG AGTACGAGATAGAAAGGTCCTTCTTTCTGCGAATGAAGTGTGTTTTGGCGAAAAGAAACGCGGGCCTGACGTGCAGCGGATACAAG GTCATCCACTGCAGCGGCTACCTGAAGATCAGGCAGTATATGCTGGACGTGTCCCTGTACGACTCGTGCTACCAGATCGTGGGGCTGGTGGCCGTGGGCCAGTCGCTGCCACCCAGTGCCATCACAGAGATCAAGCTGCACAGTAACATGTTCATGTTCAGGGCCAGCCTTGACCTGAAGCTGATCTTCCTGGATTCCAG GGTGACCGAGCTGACCGGGTATGAGCCGCAGGACCTGATCGAGAAGACCCTCTACCATCACGTGCACGGCTGTGACGTGTTCCACCTCCGCTACGCGCACCACCTCC TGCTGGTGAAGGGCCAGGTCACCACCAAGTACTATCGGCTGCTGTCCAAGCTGGGCGGCTGGGTGTGGGTGCAGAGTTACGCCACCGTCGTGCACAACAGCCGCTCGTCCCGGCCGCACTGCATCGTGAGTGTCAATTATGTCCTCAC GGATATTGAATACAAGGAACTGCAGCTGTCCCTGGACCAGGTGTCCACATCCAAGTCCCAGGACTCCTGGAGGACCGCCTTGTCTACCTCACAAGAAACTAGGAAATTAGCGAAACccaaaaatacaaagatgaagacGAAGCTGAGAACAAACCCGTACCCGCCACAG CAATACAGCTCGTTCCAAATGGACAAACTGGAAGGCGGCCAGCTGGGAAACTGGAGAGCCAGCCCCCCAGCGAACGCCCCGGCGCCCCCAGAACAGCAGCTCCATTCAGAAAGCAGCGACCTTTTGTACGCCCCGTCCTACAGCCTGCCTTTCTCCTACCATTATGGACACTTCCCTCTGGACTCTCACGTCTTCAGCAGCAAAAAGTCAATGTTGCCGGCCAAGTTCGGGCAGCCCCGAGGATCCCCGTGCGAGGTGGCACGCTTTTTCCTGAGCGCACTGCCAGCCGGTGGCGAATGCCAGTGGCATTATGCCAACCCCCTAGTGCCTAGCGGCCAGTCTCCAGCCAAAAACCTTTCTGAGCCGCCGGTGAACGCTGCTCGGCACAGCCTCGTGCCAAACTACGAAG GGATTCCACGCTCTCCTGCTGGCAACGGGAGTCGCTTCGTGACAGGCTGGAAAGCTGGGCGACCGCGCCCGTGTGCCACAAGTGGCACTGGTGACGGCATAAAGGGTGGAGGAAACCGGCGTtcagccacccccccccaaaaagctCCGGCCTCATTCGCTTCcccaagagggagacagagtggttTTCAGGACCAGCTCCCATGTGCGGAGAATGCTCCAAcggcatttattttaaaagatta